The following are encoded in a window of Flavobacterium cupriresistens genomic DNA:
- a CDS encoding T9SS type A sorting domain-containing protein, with product MRSVITIVLLATFALANAQQKITFGYDTAGNQISRVLCLSGCTAKSANQTKEIDAIVDGDLQKFFPEDVISYYPNPVKEELYLKWELIDNNKVSSVVVYGLNGQTLETFSRTETINTLTISFQQYLTGIYLVVLNYTNGEQKTVKIIKQKD from the coding sequence ATGAGAAGTGTTATTACGATAGTTTTGTTGGCTACTTTCGCTTTAGCTAATGCGCAGCAAAAAATTACATTCGGATACGATACAGCCGGAAATCAGATAAGCAGGGTACTATGTTTAAGTGGCTGTACTGCTAAATCAGCGAATCAAACTAAAGAGATTGATGCTATAGTTGATGGGGATTTACAAAAATTCTTTCCCGAAGATGTGATTTCGTATTATCCGAATCCTGTCAAAGAAGAACTTTATCTTAAATGGGAATTAATAGATAATAATAAAGTTTCTTCGGTAGTCGTCTATGGATTAAATGGACAGACATTAGAAACTTTTTCGAGAACAGAGACCATAAATACGCTTACTATTTCTTTTCAGCAATATTTGACAGGTATTTATCTTGTTGTATTAAACTATACCAATGGAGAACAAAAAACAGTCAAAATTATTAAACAAAAAGACTAA